Proteins encoded within one genomic window of Oryza brachyantha chromosome 7, ObraRS2, whole genome shotgun sequence:
- the LOC102718291 gene encoding RNA pseudouridine synthase 6, chloroplastic — protein MPKATASFASLLPQLWHRPAPPPPFLHRAVSSSSSPLLTARAIRRHPSPAPPLAAAAASTSAAAVEAPAVAANPVYGRLLPCPLQDDPPRIEHLVAREDEVAVDFISRSLSLPPLYVADLVRFGAVYYALVAPQPPPYAAPEHVRIFREVTEPSILRRRASIKGKTVREAQKTFRVTDPNQRLEAGTYLRVHVHPKRFPRCYEVDWKSRVVAETDNYVVLDKPAATSVGGATDNIEESCVVFTSRALGLETPLMTTHQIDNCSEGCVVLSKTKEFCSVFHRMIREKQVKKLYLALTTAPVPTGIITHYMRPINRAPRLVSEDDIKGWYICQMEILDCKKVPWPSSLIRKVYKVDSCGWPQQEAAYECKINLLTGKTHQIRAQLAAIGTPIVGDSAYMTAAMAAITNPSINPFGRGRLNYDSEEEKEAAIEAWISCHGKEPKSVIGLQASEISWDYEGEHHSYRAGVPWWRQDAVESDLI, from the exons aTGCCGAAGGCAACGGCCTCCTTCGCGTCCCTCCTCCCACAGCTATGGCACCGCccggccccgccgcctcctttcctccaccgcgccgtctcctcctcatcctctccGCTCCTCACCGCCCGTGCCATCCGACGTCacccctcgccggcgccgcccctcgccgccgcggcagcatccacctccgccgcggccgtcgaaGCCCCAGCAGTCGCAGC GAATCCAGTTTATGGCAGGCTCTTGCCTTGCCCTTTGCAAGATGACCCTCCAAGGATCGAGCACCTCGTCGCGCGGGAAGACGAGGTCGCCGTCGATTTCATCTCCAGGTCACTCAGCCTCCCGCCACT GTATGTTGCAGATCTCGTCAGGTTTGGGGCTGTTTATTATGCACTTGTCGctccgcagccgccgccttACGCAGCTCCGGAGCATGTTAGGATTTTTAGAGAAGTGACCGAGCCTTCAATCCTGCGGCGTAGGGCGTCCATTAAAGGGAAGACGGTGAGAGAAGCACAGAAGACATTTAGGGTGACAGACCCCAACCAGCGCCTTGAGGCTGGCACATATCTGCGAGTTCATGTACATCCCAAACGGTTTCCCCG GTGTTATGAAGTTGACTGGAAATCCAGGGTAGTAGCAGAAACTGATAATTATGTCGTGCTTGACAAACCAGCCGCAACTTCA GTGGGAGGAGCAACTGATAACATTGAGGAGTCCTGTGTGGTTTTTACTTCACGCGCATTAGGATTAGAAACACCTTTAATGACAACTCATCAAATTGATAACTGTTCTGAAGGCTG TGTGGTATTATCTAAAACAAAGGAGTTTTGCTCAGTTTTCCATAGAATGATAAGG GAAAAACAGGTTAAAAAACTTTACCTTGCACTTACTACAGCACCTGTGCCTACAGGAATAATCACACATTATATGCGTCCTATTAATCGTGCTCCTAGATTAGTTTCAGAAG ATGATATTAAAGGGTGGTATATTTGTCAAATGGAGATATTAGACTGTAAGAAGGTACCATGGCCAAGTTCTTTGATCAGAAAAGTTTATAAAGTGGACAGCTGTGGTTGGCCCCAACAGGAGGCTGCTTATGAATGTAAAATCAATCTCTTGACAGGAAAAACTCATCAG ATACGAGCACAGCTTGCTGCCATAGGCACTCCAATTGTAGGGGATTCTGCCTATATGACGGCAGCAATGGCAGCAATAACTAATCCAAGCATAAACCCATTTGGTAGAGGGAGACTGAACTACGATAGTGAAGAGGAAAAGGAAGCTGCTATTGAAGCCTGGATATCTTGTCATGGCAAAGAACCAAAATCTGTAATTGGCCTACAAGCATCTGAGATCTCATGGGATTATGAAGGTGAACACCATTCTTATAGGGCAGGAGTTCCATGGTGGCGGCAAGATGCAGTTGAATCTGACTTGATCTGA